A single region of the Sulfurospirillum arsenophilum NBRC 109478 genome encodes:
- a CDS encoding YceI family protein: MKKLICSLLLLSGLVYAENIEIHGTSTLHDWKMVSNKTDVAFENDGSKITKLNVSVQIKTLKSGDEGLDEKAYETLKIDRNNVITFKLLEADLAAGTIKGIFKVLDKERTQTLKPEVLTLDHVSGNFKVKMTEFGLEIPSVMFGAIKSGDEVTVKYDIKK; this comes from the coding sequence GTGAAAAAATTGATTTGTAGCCTTTTGCTTTTGTCAGGCTTGGTTTATGCGGAAAATATTGAGATTCATGGGACATCAACATTACATGATTGGAAAATGGTCTCTAATAAAACCGATGTTGCTTTCGAAAATGATGGTTCTAAAATTACAAAATTGAACGTCTCTGTTCAAATTAAAACACTCAAAAGTGGTGATGAAGGACTTGATGAGAAAGCCTATGAGACACTTAAAATTGATCGCAACAATGTGATTACATTTAAACTTCTCGAAGCTGATTTAGCGGCAGGCACAATCAAAGGTATTTTTAAAGTACTAGATAAAGAGCGAACACAAACTTTAAAACCAGAAGTTTTGACACTTGATCATGTATCTGGTAATTTTAAAGTGAAAATGACAGAATTTGGTCTTGAAATCCCATCTGTTATGTTCGGTGCAATTAAATCAGGTGATGAAGTAACCGTTAAATACGACATCAAAAAATAA